One segment of Tachyglossus aculeatus isolate mTacAcu1 chromosome 16, mTacAcu1.pri, whole genome shotgun sequence DNA contains the following:
- the GPATCH3 gene encoding LOW QUALITY PROTEIN: G patch domain-containing protein 3 (The sequence of the model RefSeq protein was modified relative to this genomic sequence to represent the inferred CDS: deleted 1 base in 1 codon) has product MAAPGDDDNKDDWSSAAYLVVSGIPGALRSAQLRDYFSQFREQGGGGFLCFHYRHRPERGPGPGPGPAPGPATCCCVVAVREAQAGRLLRMYSARPWHDAHGNRLPGRCLIRRLRDPAQAAGLAAFPYRTRPEPRGGQPPRRTFTLADLRRLPELNPPAPMPNGNVGTPLRVFLDLIRACRLPPRVITKLRLTFPKTGSSRRYGNVPFRYRDAETAEREEIPESGPGGDGDQPGPGGEAETSGSDEDDDRGEEWERHEALHEDVTAQERSAPRLFEEEIELQWEKGGPGLVFYTDAQYWRQEDGDFDERTADDWDVDVSVYYDRDGGDKDARDSVQMRWEQRLRAGEEDGSVAGRQLGTFERHTKGIGRRLMERQGWAEGQGLGSTNLGRPEALDGDGQDPRCKRGLGYHGEKLQPFRAPKRPRGDALGLISTIYDEPRAQDQGDRLLRRQPPTSMKYRAPAVPFVPASDRS; this is encoded by the exons ATGGCTGCGCCCGGCGACGACGACAACAAGGACGACTGGTCGTCGGCCGCCTACCTGGTGGTGAGCGGGATCCCCGGCGCCCTGCGCTCCGCCCAGCTGCGCGATTACTTCAGCCAGTTCCGGGAGCAGGGCGGAGGCGGCTTCCTCTGCTTCCACTACCGGCACCGGCCCGAGCGGGGACCGGgtcccggcccgggccccgcccccggccccgccacctgctgCTGCGTGGTGGCCGTGCGGGAGGCCCAGGCCGGCCGCCTGCTCCGCATGTACTCCGCACGACCCTGGCACGACGCCCACGGCAACCGCCTGCCCGGACGCTGCCTCATCCGGAGGCTCCGGGACCCCGCACAGGCGGCAG GTCTGGCGGCCTTCCCGTACCGGACCCGGCCGGAGCCGCGGGGCGGGCAGCCCCCCCGACGG ACGTTCACCCTGGCGGACCTGCGCCGGCTGCCGGAGCTGAACCCGCCCGCGCCGATGCCCAACGGGAACGTGGGCACGCCCCTGCGGGTCTTCCTGGACCTGATCCGGGCCTGCCGGCTCCCCCCGCGCGTCATCACGAAGCTGCGGCTGACCTTCCCCAAGACCGGCTCCTCCCGCCGCTACGGCAACGTGCCGTTCCGCTACCGGGACGCGGAGACGGCGGAGCGGGAGGAGATCCCGGAGTCCGGCCCGGGCGGCGACGGGGACCAGCCCGGCCCGGGGGGCGAGGCCGAGACCTCCGGCTCGGATGAG GACGACGACCGGGGCGAGGAGTGGGAGCGGCACGAAGCCCTGCACGAGGACGTGACGGCCCAGGAGCGCTCGGCCCCGAGGCTCTTTGAGGAGGAGATAGAGCTCCAGTGGGAGAAGGGCGGCCCGGGACTAGTCTTCTACACGGACGCCCAGTACTGGCGCCAGGAGGACGGAG ACTTCGACGAGCGGACGGCCGACGACTGGGACGTGGACGTGAGCGTCTACTACGACagag ATGGAGGGGACAAGGACGCACGGGACTCGGTCCAGATGCGCTGGGAGCAGAGGCTCCGGGCCGGCGAGGAGGATGGGTCGGTGGCCGGACGCCAGCTTGGCACCTTCGAGCGCCATACCAAG GGAATCGGGCGGAGGCTGATGGAGCGGCAGGGCTGGGcggagggccagggcctgggcagCACCAACCTGGGGAGACCCGAGGCCCTGGACGGCGACGGCCAGGACCCCAGATGCAAGCGGGGACTGGG GTACCACGGGGAGAAGCTGCAGCCGTTCCGGGCGCCCAAGAGGCCCCGCGGGGACGCCCTGGGACTCATCTCCACCATCTACGACGAACCGCGGGCCCAGGACCAGGGTGACCGACTGCTCCGGCGCCAACCGCCCACCAGCATGAAGTACCGGGCCCCCGCCGTGCCCTTCGTGCCCGCCTCCGACCGCTCCTGA